The following are encoded together in the Schistocerca americana isolate TAMUIC-IGC-003095 chromosome 6, iqSchAmer2.1, whole genome shotgun sequence genome:
- the LOC124620357 gene encoding molybdenum cofactor biosynthesis protein 1-like, with protein sequence MVDVGSKLVTERTAAARAKVFVGPELMKLVRENGLKKGDVLSIASLAGIVGSKQTSSLIPLCHNISLSSVAVDIELDSALNCVIVTGTAKCRGQTGVEMEALTAVSVSALTVYDMCKAVSHDIVISEIMLVAKSGGTRGDFHRT encoded by the coding sequence atggtcgacgtgggttcgaagctggtgacagaacggactgctgcagcacgagcaaaggtttttgtgggacccgaactgatgaaactcgtacgagaaaatggcctgaagaaaggtgacgtacttagcaTTGCtagcctggcgggaattgtggggtccaagcagacgtccagccttatccctctgtgtcataacatatctttatcctctgtggctgtggacattgaactggactctgctctcaactgtgtgattgtaactggcacggcaaagtgtagagggcagacgggtgtggagatggaagctctcactgctgtatcggtgtctgccttaacagtgtacgatatgtgcaaagctgtgagtcatgacattgtgatatctgaaataatgcttgtggccaaaagtgggggaactagaggagacttccaccggacatga